One genomic region from Augochlora pura isolate Apur16 chromosome 7, APUR_v2.2.1, whole genome shotgun sequence encodes:
- the Vps33b gene encoding vacuolar protein sorting 33B isoform X1 encodes MDITLDDRLNVLQQISQQKLIEMLDAIPGIKDLVIEQKLMKTLDNFVGVSVFKCYGVDKIYKMEQLDSFKLSNSQHVFLVSSDLISCKKVLDQIQSEILPNVKQHIQPCHHILVTPFVPAILHSIIEEEGLSELVTVQSLSWEFIRLDGNVLSLETPMFIDLYYHKDTALLPALARSLWSLQLILGSPKLTLSLGKHSEQMLKIIDSMKQCLGSSSAENKIGALILMDRNYDLVTPLLTPVTYAGLLCEVVKVNAGVGTLGNSQTKLDPSKDQIYGEVRDKLCSDVFPILHGKAKSLKSEQDAIKTMKLSEMERYVAIRLQKTKDMTRQLAFHISACQLIADTLGSDFQTIQRIEKSIIECKDKKECLSYIERYIDDHPLRTLRLLCLLSIASDGITQNELLSVQKLHLHAHGYKHIPLFYKLQSVGLLKCRPENLLHKLPNWTSEWNNGAQRMKLLPSYFKQTEQKGRACPSYAFNNAYIPAIAQALNVVVNQESDRRNLDELSSLPDCVVRGQYSTLHPKTVIICVIGGITYAEIAACRHIEKSSGIRLILTSDSIVTGNNILENMQEI; translated from the exons ATGGACATCACGCTGGACGATAGATTGAACGTACTGCAACAAATCAGTCAACAAAAGCTTATCGAAATGTTGGATGCGATTCCTGGAATCAAAGACCTAGTGATAGAACAGAAACTCATGAAAACTTTGGACAATTTTGTCGGAGTTTCTGTATTCAA aTGCTACGGAgtggataaaatatataaaatggaacaaCTAGATAGTTTTAAGCTTTCAAACTCTCAGCATGTCTTCCTGGTTTCAAGCGATTTAATCTCATGTAAAAAAGTATTGGATCAGATTCAGTCAGAAATTTTACCAAACGTTAAACAGCACATACAACCTTGTCATCATATTCTAGTCACTCCATTTGTGCCAGCAATTCTTCACTCAATTATCGAAGAAGAGG GGTTATCTGAACTAGTGACTGTACAATCGTTGTCCTGGGAATTCATAAGATTAGATGGCAACGTCTTATCATTAGAAACTCCTATGTTTATTGATCTTTATTATCACAAAGATACTGCTTTGCTACCGGCATTGGCACGTAGTTTATGGTCTTTACAGCTCATACTTGGCTCTCCCAAGCTCACGCTTTCGCTCGGCAAACACAGCGAACAAATGCTCAAGATTATAGATTCTATGAAACAATGTTTAGGTTCGTCGAGCGCAGAGAATAAAATTGGAGCTTTAATTTTGATGGATAGAAATTATGATCTAGTCACGCCGCTCCTAACACCTGTAACGTACGCAGGCTTATTGTGCGAAGTCGTAAAAGTAAACGCCGGCGTGGGAACCTTAGGAAATTCTCAAACAAAATTGGATCCAAGCAAAGACCAGATTTACGGAGAAGTAAGAGACAAGCTATGCAGCGATGTTTTTCCCATCTTACATGGAAAAGCTAAATCACTAAAAT CTGAACAAGATGCCATAAAAACAATGAAGCTGTCGGAAATGGAACGATATGTAGCAATAAGATTGCAGAAGACTAAGGACATGACACGGCAATTAGCTTTCCACATTTCTGCCTGCCAACTTATTGCAGACACGTTAGGATCAGACTTTCAAACTATCCAAAGAATAGAAAAGTCTATAATCGAATgcaaagataaaaaagaatgtttaaGTTACATTGAAAGATATATCG atgatcATCCGCTAAGAACTTTACGTTTGCTGTGTTTGTTATCTATCGCTAGCGACGGTATCACGCAAAACGAGCTACTATCCGTTCAAAAGCTGCACCTTCACGCTCACGGTTACAAGCACATTccgttattttataaattgcaaagCGTGGGTTTATTGAAATGTAGACCAGAGAATCTCTTGCATAAATTACCAAATTGGACCAGTGAATGGAACAACGGTGCTCAGAGGATGAAACTTTTGCCAAGTTACTTTAAGCAAACAGAACAGAAAGGACGTGCATGTCCTAGTTACGCGTTCAATAACGCTTACATTCCCGCGATT GCCCAAGCATTGAATGTTGTTGTAAATCAAGAAAGCGATCGTCGGAATCTTGACGAATTATCTAGTTTACCGGATTGCGTTGTAAGAGGACAATATAGTACGTTACACCCGAAAACAGTGATAATTTGCGTAATAGGTGGTATAACATATGCTGAAATTGCTGCTTGTAGGCACATAGAAAAATCCTCAGGAATTCGACTTATTCTTACATCAGATAGCATTGTAACGGGTAATAATATTCTCGAAAACATGCAAGAGATATAA
- the Apc10 gene encoding anaphase-promoting complex subunit 10 isoform X1, which produces MTSKTNNAGEIDPVQEELAGRVREVGNHAIWSLSSCKPGFGVDQLRDDVTETYWQSDGQLPHLVNIQFKRKTTIRDICIYTDYKLDESYTPSRISIRAGTNFNDLQEVEVMDLNEPSGWVVIPIKDINDRPIRTFMIQIAVISNHQNGRDTHMRQIKVHTPTQDILGPPAPYIPGQFLTNEFLRYATVR; this is translated from the exons ATGACCAGTAAGACTAATAACGCAG GGGAAATAGATCCTGTTCAGGAAGAGTTGGCTGGTCGTGTACGAGAAGTTGGAAATCATGCAATTTGGAGTTTATCCAGCTGTAAACCAGGTTTTGGCGTTGATCAACTGCGAGATGATGTTACAGAAACATATTGGCAATCCGATGGTCAACTTCCGCACTTGGTGAATATTCAattcaaaagaaaaacaacAATAAGAGATATATGTATCTATACCGATTATAAATTGGACGAAAGTTATACTCCCAGCAg GATAAGTATTAGAGCAGGTACAAATTTCAATGATCTACAAGAAGTAGAAGTTATGGACTTGAACGAACCTAGTGGTTGGGTTGTGATCccaataaaagatataaatgaTAGACCTATCAGGACATTTATGATACAGATAGCTGTGATAAGTAATCATCAAAATGGACGTGATACACACATGAGGCAAATCAAAGTTCATACTCCGACACAGGATATTCTTGGACCACCAGCTCCCTATATCCCAGGACAGTTCCTCACTAATGAATTTTTGCGTTATGCAACAGTtagataa
- the Apc10 gene encoding anaphase-promoting complex subunit 10 isoform X2, with protein sequence MTSKTNNADPVQEELAGRVREVGNHAIWSLSSCKPGFGVDQLRDDVTETYWQSDGQLPHLVNIQFKRKTTIRDICIYTDYKLDESYTPSRISIRAGTNFNDLQEVEVMDLNEPSGWVVIPIKDINDRPIRTFMIQIAVISNHQNGRDTHMRQIKVHTPTQDILGPPAPYIPGQFLTNEFLRYATVR encoded by the exons ATGACCAGTAAGACTAATAACGCAG ATCCTGTTCAGGAAGAGTTGGCTGGTCGTGTACGAGAAGTTGGAAATCATGCAATTTGGAGTTTATCCAGCTGTAAACCAGGTTTTGGCGTTGATCAACTGCGAGATGATGTTACAGAAACATATTGGCAATCCGATGGTCAACTTCCGCACTTGGTGAATATTCAattcaaaagaaaaacaacAATAAGAGATATATGTATCTATACCGATTATAAATTGGACGAAAGTTATACTCCCAGCAg GATAAGTATTAGAGCAGGTACAAATTTCAATGATCTACAAGAAGTAGAAGTTATGGACTTGAACGAACCTAGTGGTTGGGTTGTGATCccaataaaagatataaatgaTAGACCTATCAGGACATTTATGATACAGATAGCTGTGATAAGTAATCATCAAAATGGACGTGATACACACATGAGGCAAATCAAAGTTCATACTCCGACACAGGATATTCTTGGACCACCAGCTCCCTATATCCCAGGACAGTTCCTCACTAATGAATTTTTGCGTTATGCAACAGTtagataa
- the Eif3c gene encoding eukaryotic translation initiation factor 3 subunit C isoform X1, whose protein sequence is MSRFFATGYDSDTDTASEEEQIPRGPTAAFTFSDEEEETKRVVRSTKEKRYEEIANLIKLIRNYKKIKDMSSMLSSFEDLMRAYQKALPVIAKEEAGQTPRFYVRCLVEMEDFINEVWEDREGRKNMSKNNSKSLTSLRQKLRKYNKDFEDDIVKFRENPDQDDDEEEEKPEEVVESEEEDDSAVAFKKAGSEASEPDISKFKKSAADGEDGSESESDWGSSSDSESTSSEDEGQYQNIRERFIKNRAADKEEEEDKAKRKEQRKERKDKERKKRKDEDDGEGEWETVKGGVAIPSEKPKMFAKDAEINVAAVLKKLSEIIAARGKKRTDRREQIELLHELQSIADAHNLGSAVAVKIKFSIVSSIFDYNPKVSDAMKPEYWSKILERITEMLDMLLSTKDMVIAENVSEDSEEFETAPYKIHGCVLTLVERLDEEFTKLLKECDPHSNEYVERLKDEKQVSTIIDKVQEYLERQKTVSELCRVYLRKIEHLYYKFDPNVLKQKEGELGTDVTTSVQVMEKLCKYVYAHDGTDRLRTRAILSHIYHHALHDNWFQARDLILMSHLQETIQHSDPATQILYNRTIAHLGLCAFRHANIKDAHNCLVDLMVTGKVKELLAQGLLPQRQHERSKEQEKIEKQRQMPFHMHINLELLECVYLVSAMLIEIPYMAAHEFDARRRMISKTFYQQLRSSERQSLVGPPESMREHVVAAAKAMRNGNWSACNNFIINEKMNAKVWDLFYQADKVRDMLTRLIKEEALRTYLFTYSHVYDSISMPKLAEMFQLKRPVVHSIISKMIINEELMASLDDPTETVVMHRSEPSRLQSLALQLTDKVNNFVDSNERIFEMKQGNFFSRGNQGNFRDRQNYNRQGQDWGRQRRDRDRDRNREENRNY, encoded by the exons atgAGTCGTTTTTTTGCAACCGGTTACGACTCTGACACTGATACTGCATCAGAAGAAGAGCAAATACCAAGGGGACCAACTGCAGCTTTCACA TTTAgcgatgaagaagaagagacaAAACGGGTTGTTCGTTCGACGAAGGAGAAGAGATATGAAGAGATTGCAAATCTCATTAAACTTATACGAAACTATAAAAAGATCAAAGACATGAGCAGTATGTTGTCCA GTTTCGAGGATTTAATGCGTGCCTATCAAAAGGCACTGCCTGTAATCGCGAAAGAGGAAGCTGGCCAAACACCACGATTTTATGTCAGGTGTTTGGTGGAAATGGAAGATTTCATTAATGAAGTATGGGAGGATCGTGAAGGGCGTAAAAATATGTCGAAAAACAATTCAAAGTCTTTAACTTCCTTGCGTCAGAAACTTCGTAAATATAACAAAGATTTTGAAGATGACATAGTCAAGTTTAGAGAGAATCCGGATcaagacgacgacgaggaggaggaaaagc CTGAAGAAGTTGTAGAATCCGAGGAAGAGGATGATAGCGCAGTAGCTTTCAAGAAAGCTGGTTCCGAAGCAAGCGAACCAGACATATCCAAATTCAAA AAGAGTGCGGCTGACGGTGAAGATGGTAGCGAAAGTGAATCTGATTGGGGCAGTTCCTCGGACAGTGAAAGCACAAGCAGCGAAGACGAGGGccaatatcaaaatattcgcGAGCGATTCATTAAAAA TAGAGCGGCTGacaaggaggaagaagaagacaaGGCGAAACGGAAAGAGCAGCGAAAGGAGCGTAAAGACaaggaaaggaaaaagaggaagGACGAGGACGATGGTGAAGGCGAATGGGAGACCGTGAAGGGTGGTGTGGCCATCCCATCTGAGAAGCCGAAAATGTTCGCCAAAGATGCTGAGATCAACGTGGCTGCTGTTTTGAAAAAACTGTCTGAAATCATTGCTGCTCGTGGTAAAAAGCGCACAGACAGGCGGGAACAGATAGAGCTGTTGCACGAGTTGCAATCGATAGCCGATGCTCATAATCTTGGATCAGCTGTGGCAGTGAAGATCAAGTTCTCCATAGTATCATCTATCTTCGATTACAATCCGAAGGTATCGGACGCGATGAAGCCTGAGTACTGGTCCAAGATCCTGGAACGTATTACAGAGATGCTGGACATGCTACTGAGTACTAAGGACATGGTGATTGCCGAGAATGTGTCTGAAGATTCAGAAGAGTTCGAGACAGCTCCGTATAAAATACACGGATGTGTGTTGACATTGGTAGAACGTTTAGACGAGGAGTTTACGAAACTGTTAAAGGAGTGTGATCCGCACAGTAACGAGTACGTAGAACGATTGAAAGATGAGAAACAAGTGTCAACGATAATTGACAAGGTTCAAGAGTACTTGGAAAGGCAAAAAACTGTGTCCGAACTCTGTCGTGTATATCTACGTAAAATCGAGCATTTGTATTATAAGTTCGATCCAAATGTTCTTAAACAGAAAGAG GGAGAACTCGGTACAGACGTAACAACGTCCGTCCAAGTAATGGAGAAGCTTTGTAAATATGTTTATGCTCATGATGGAACGGACAGACTCCGGACTCGTGCGATTCTTTCTCATATTTATCATCACGCTCTCCACGATAACTGGTTCCAAGCGCGCGACCTAATTTTAATGTCTCATTTACAAGAAACCATCCAGCATTCCGATCCAGCCACACAG ATTTTGTACAACAGAACTATAGCTCACCTGGGCTTGTGCGCGTTCCGCCACGCGAATATCAAAGACGCACATAATTGCCTGGTCGATTTAATGGTAACAGGAAAGGTGAAGGAACTTTTGGCGCAAGGTCTTCTTCCTCAGAGGCAGCACGAGCGTAGCAAGGAACAagagaaaattgagaaacagAGGCAAATGCCGTTCCATATGCACATCAACTTGGAACTTTTGGAATGCGTATATCTCGTCTCTGCAATGCTCATCGAAATCCCATACATGGCTGCTCATGAGTTCGATGCGAGAAGAAGGATGATTTCAAAGACTTTCTATCAACAGTTGAGATCCAGCGAACGTCAGTCATTGGTCGGTCCTCCAGAATCAATGAGGGAGCACGTTGTGGCCGCAGCGAAAGCGATGCGCAACGGAAACTGGTCGgcatgtaataatttcataatcaaCGAGAAGATGAACGCCAAAGTTTGGGACCTCTTCTATCAAGCGGATAAAGTTCGGGACATGCTCACAAGATTGATCAAAGAAGAGGCTCTGAGGACGTATTTATTCACTTATTCGCACGTCTATGATTCCATCTCTATGCCAAAACTGGCCGAGATGTTCCAATTGAAGCGACCCGTTGTTCATTCTATTATCAGTAAAATGATCATCAACGAGGAACTTATGGCGTCACTGGATGACCCTACAGAAACCGTTGTCATGCATCGCAGCGAGCCAAGTCGCCTACAGTCTCTAGCGTTGCAACTCACCGACAAAGTGAACAATTTTGTCGACTCTAATGAACGTATCTTCGAAATGAAACAAG ggaattttttttcaagaGGAAATCAAGGAAACTTCCGCGATAGGCAAAATTACAACCGACAGGGGCAAGATTGGGGTCGTCAAAGACGCGATCGCGACAGGGATCGCAATCGCGAAGAGAACCGAAATTATTAA
- the Eif3c gene encoding eukaryotic translation initiation factor 3 subunit C isoform X2, with product MSRFFATGYDSDTDTASEEEQIPRGPTAAFTFSDEEEETKRVVRSTKEKRYEEIANLIKLIRNYKKIKDMSSMLSSFEDLMRAYQKALPVIAKEEAGQTPRFYVRCLVEMEDFINEVWEDREGRKNMSKNNSKSLTSLRQKLRKYNKDFEDDIVKFRENPDQDDDEEEEKPEEVVESEEEDDSAVAFKKAGSEASEPDISKFKKSAADGEDGSESESDWGSSSDSESTSSEDEGQYQNIRERFIKKAADKEEEEDKAKRKEQRKERKDKERKKRKDEDDGEGEWETVKGGVAIPSEKPKMFAKDAEINVAAVLKKLSEIIAARGKKRTDRREQIELLHELQSIADAHNLGSAVAVKIKFSIVSSIFDYNPKVSDAMKPEYWSKILERITEMLDMLLSTKDMVIAENVSEDSEEFETAPYKIHGCVLTLVERLDEEFTKLLKECDPHSNEYVERLKDEKQVSTIIDKVQEYLERQKTVSELCRVYLRKIEHLYYKFDPNVLKQKEGELGTDVTTSVQVMEKLCKYVYAHDGTDRLRTRAILSHIYHHALHDNWFQARDLILMSHLQETIQHSDPATQILYNRTIAHLGLCAFRHANIKDAHNCLVDLMVTGKVKELLAQGLLPQRQHERSKEQEKIEKQRQMPFHMHINLELLECVYLVSAMLIEIPYMAAHEFDARRRMISKTFYQQLRSSERQSLVGPPESMREHVVAAAKAMRNGNWSACNNFIINEKMNAKVWDLFYQADKVRDMLTRLIKEEALRTYLFTYSHVYDSISMPKLAEMFQLKRPVVHSIISKMIINEELMASLDDPTETVVMHRSEPSRLQSLALQLTDKVNNFVDSNERIFEMKQGNFFSRGNQGNFRDRQNYNRQGQDWGRQRRDRDRDRNREENRNY from the exons atgAGTCGTTTTTTTGCAACCGGTTACGACTCTGACACTGATACTGCATCAGAAGAAGAGCAAATACCAAGGGGACCAACTGCAGCTTTCACA TTTAgcgatgaagaagaagagacaAAACGGGTTGTTCGTTCGACGAAGGAGAAGAGATATGAAGAGATTGCAAATCTCATTAAACTTATACGAAACTATAAAAAGATCAAAGACATGAGCAGTATGTTGTCCA GTTTCGAGGATTTAATGCGTGCCTATCAAAAGGCACTGCCTGTAATCGCGAAAGAGGAAGCTGGCCAAACACCACGATTTTATGTCAGGTGTTTGGTGGAAATGGAAGATTTCATTAATGAAGTATGGGAGGATCGTGAAGGGCGTAAAAATATGTCGAAAAACAATTCAAAGTCTTTAACTTCCTTGCGTCAGAAACTTCGTAAATATAACAAAGATTTTGAAGATGACATAGTCAAGTTTAGAGAGAATCCGGATcaagacgacgacgaggaggaggaaaagc CTGAAGAAGTTGTAGAATCCGAGGAAGAGGATGATAGCGCAGTAGCTTTCAAGAAAGCTGGTTCCGAAGCAAGCGAACCAGACATATCCAAATTCAAA AAGAGTGCGGCTGACGGTGAAGATGGTAGCGAAAGTGAATCTGATTGGGGCAGTTCCTCGGACAGTGAAAGCACAAGCAGCGAAGACGAGGGccaatatcaaaatattcgcGAGCGATTCATTAAAAA AGCGGCTGacaaggaggaagaagaagacaaGGCGAAACGGAAAGAGCAGCGAAAGGAGCGTAAAGACaaggaaaggaaaaagaggaagGACGAGGACGATGGTGAAGGCGAATGGGAGACCGTGAAGGGTGGTGTGGCCATCCCATCTGAGAAGCCGAAAATGTTCGCCAAAGATGCTGAGATCAACGTGGCTGCTGTTTTGAAAAAACTGTCTGAAATCATTGCTGCTCGTGGTAAAAAGCGCACAGACAGGCGGGAACAGATAGAGCTGTTGCACGAGTTGCAATCGATAGCCGATGCTCATAATCTTGGATCAGCTGTGGCAGTGAAGATCAAGTTCTCCATAGTATCATCTATCTTCGATTACAATCCGAAGGTATCGGACGCGATGAAGCCTGAGTACTGGTCCAAGATCCTGGAACGTATTACAGAGATGCTGGACATGCTACTGAGTACTAAGGACATGGTGATTGCCGAGAATGTGTCTGAAGATTCAGAAGAGTTCGAGACAGCTCCGTATAAAATACACGGATGTGTGTTGACATTGGTAGAACGTTTAGACGAGGAGTTTACGAAACTGTTAAAGGAGTGTGATCCGCACAGTAACGAGTACGTAGAACGATTGAAAGATGAGAAACAAGTGTCAACGATAATTGACAAGGTTCAAGAGTACTTGGAAAGGCAAAAAACTGTGTCCGAACTCTGTCGTGTATATCTACGTAAAATCGAGCATTTGTATTATAAGTTCGATCCAAATGTTCTTAAACAGAAAGAG GGAGAACTCGGTACAGACGTAACAACGTCCGTCCAAGTAATGGAGAAGCTTTGTAAATATGTTTATGCTCATGATGGAACGGACAGACTCCGGACTCGTGCGATTCTTTCTCATATTTATCATCACGCTCTCCACGATAACTGGTTCCAAGCGCGCGACCTAATTTTAATGTCTCATTTACAAGAAACCATCCAGCATTCCGATCCAGCCACACAG ATTTTGTACAACAGAACTATAGCTCACCTGGGCTTGTGCGCGTTCCGCCACGCGAATATCAAAGACGCACATAATTGCCTGGTCGATTTAATGGTAACAGGAAAGGTGAAGGAACTTTTGGCGCAAGGTCTTCTTCCTCAGAGGCAGCACGAGCGTAGCAAGGAACAagagaaaattgagaaacagAGGCAAATGCCGTTCCATATGCACATCAACTTGGAACTTTTGGAATGCGTATATCTCGTCTCTGCAATGCTCATCGAAATCCCATACATGGCTGCTCATGAGTTCGATGCGAGAAGAAGGATGATTTCAAAGACTTTCTATCAACAGTTGAGATCCAGCGAACGTCAGTCATTGGTCGGTCCTCCAGAATCAATGAGGGAGCACGTTGTGGCCGCAGCGAAAGCGATGCGCAACGGAAACTGGTCGgcatgtaataatttcataatcaaCGAGAAGATGAACGCCAAAGTTTGGGACCTCTTCTATCAAGCGGATAAAGTTCGGGACATGCTCACAAGATTGATCAAAGAAGAGGCTCTGAGGACGTATTTATTCACTTATTCGCACGTCTATGATTCCATCTCTATGCCAAAACTGGCCGAGATGTTCCAATTGAAGCGACCCGTTGTTCATTCTATTATCAGTAAAATGATCATCAACGAGGAACTTATGGCGTCACTGGATGACCCTACAGAAACCGTTGTCATGCATCGCAGCGAGCCAAGTCGCCTACAGTCTCTAGCGTTGCAACTCACCGACAAAGTGAACAATTTTGTCGACTCTAATGAACGTATCTTCGAAATGAAACAAG ggaattttttttcaagaGGAAATCAAGGAAACTTCCGCGATAGGCAAAATTACAACCGACAGGGGCAAGATTGGGGTCGTCAAAGACGCGATCGCGACAGGGATCGCAATCGCGAAGAGAACCGAAATTATTAA
- the Vps33b gene encoding vacuolar protein sorting 33B isoform X2 — MDITLDDRLNVLQQISQQKLIEMLDAIPGIKDLVIEQKLMKTLDNFVGVSVFKCYGVDKIYKMEQLDSFKLSNSQHVFLVSSDLISCKKVLDQIQSEILPNVKQHIQPCHHILVTPFVPAILHSIIEEEGLSELVTVQSLSWEFIRLDGNVLSLETPMFIDLYYHKDTALLPALARSLWSLQLILGSPKLTLSLGKHSEQMLKIIDSMKQCLGSSSAENKIGALILMDRNYDLVTPLLTPVTYAGLLCEVVKVNAGVGTLGNSQTKLDPSKDQIYGEVRDKLCSDVFPILHGKAKSLKSEQDAIKTMKLSEMERYVAIRLQKTKDMTRQLAFHISACQLIADTLGSDFQTIQRIEKSIIECKDKKECLSYIERYIDDHPLRTLRLLCLLSIASDGITQNELLSVQKLHLHAHGYKHIPLFYKLQSVGLLKCRPENLLHKLPNWTSEWNNGAQRMKLLPSYFKQTEQKGRACPSYAFNNAYIPAIAQALNVVVNQESDRRNLDELSSLPDCVVRGQYST; from the exons ATGGACATCACGCTGGACGATAGATTGAACGTACTGCAACAAATCAGTCAACAAAAGCTTATCGAAATGTTGGATGCGATTCCTGGAATCAAAGACCTAGTGATAGAACAGAAACTCATGAAAACTTTGGACAATTTTGTCGGAGTTTCTGTATTCAA aTGCTACGGAgtggataaaatatataaaatggaacaaCTAGATAGTTTTAAGCTTTCAAACTCTCAGCATGTCTTCCTGGTTTCAAGCGATTTAATCTCATGTAAAAAAGTATTGGATCAGATTCAGTCAGAAATTTTACCAAACGTTAAACAGCACATACAACCTTGTCATCATATTCTAGTCACTCCATTTGTGCCAGCAATTCTTCACTCAATTATCGAAGAAGAGG GGTTATCTGAACTAGTGACTGTACAATCGTTGTCCTGGGAATTCATAAGATTAGATGGCAACGTCTTATCATTAGAAACTCCTATGTTTATTGATCTTTATTATCACAAAGATACTGCTTTGCTACCGGCATTGGCACGTAGTTTATGGTCTTTACAGCTCATACTTGGCTCTCCCAAGCTCACGCTTTCGCTCGGCAAACACAGCGAACAAATGCTCAAGATTATAGATTCTATGAAACAATGTTTAGGTTCGTCGAGCGCAGAGAATAAAATTGGAGCTTTAATTTTGATGGATAGAAATTATGATCTAGTCACGCCGCTCCTAACACCTGTAACGTACGCAGGCTTATTGTGCGAAGTCGTAAAAGTAAACGCCGGCGTGGGAACCTTAGGAAATTCTCAAACAAAATTGGATCCAAGCAAAGACCAGATTTACGGAGAAGTAAGAGACAAGCTATGCAGCGATGTTTTTCCCATCTTACATGGAAAAGCTAAATCACTAAAAT CTGAACAAGATGCCATAAAAACAATGAAGCTGTCGGAAATGGAACGATATGTAGCAATAAGATTGCAGAAGACTAAGGACATGACACGGCAATTAGCTTTCCACATTTCTGCCTGCCAACTTATTGCAGACACGTTAGGATCAGACTTTCAAACTATCCAAAGAATAGAAAAGTCTATAATCGAATgcaaagataaaaaagaatgtttaaGTTACATTGAAAGATATATCG atgatcATCCGCTAAGAACTTTACGTTTGCTGTGTTTGTTATCTATCGCTAGCGACGGTATCACGCAAAACGAGCTACTATCCGTTCAAAAGCTGCACCTTCACGCTCACGGTTACAAGCACATTccgttattttataaattgcaaagCGTGGGTTTATTGAAATGTAGACCAGAGAATCTCTTGCATAAATTACCAAATTGGACCAGTGAATGGAACAACGGTGCTCAGAGGATGAAACTTTTGCCAAGTTACTTTAAGCAAACAGAACAGAAAGGACGTGCATGTCCTAGTTACGCGTTCAATAACGCTTACATTCCCGCGATT GCCCAAGCATTGAATGTTGTTGTAAATCAAGAAAGCGATCGTCGGAATCTTGACGAATTATCTAGTTTACCGGATTGCGTTGTAAGAGGACAATATA GCACATAG